One window of Treponema primitia ZAS-1 genomic DNA carries:
- a CDS encoding iron-sulfur cluster assembly scaffold protein, with protein sequence MPEWLYSDTVKDHFTNPRNVLMEDESTYPHDARGLTGNLICGDQMLMLLRIKDDIITDVRWKTYGCASAIASTSVLSETIKGMNIKDAYTIKPEDLVEKMGGLPANKIHCSVLGDKALRKAIDDYLAKTGRPGLFKEASTVICTCLGITDKDLENAYLKGARSWEDFQAATKIGTGCGKGECKTKALELLHEYAHIYGEKQA encoded by the coding sequence ATGCCCGAATGGTTATACTCTGATACGGTCAAAGACCATTTTACCAATCCCCGGAATGTGCTTATGGAGGATGAGTCCACGTATCCCCATGATGCCCGGGGTTTAACCGGAAACCTTATCTGCGGGGATCAGATGCTGATGCTTTTGCGGATCAAGGACGATATCATCACCGATGTCCGCTGGAAGACCTACGGTTGTGCCAGCGCCATCGCCTCCACCAGCGTACTCTCCGAGACGATCAAGGGTATGAACATCAAGGATGCCTACACCATCAAACCCGAAGATCTGGTGGAAAAGATGGGCGGTCTCCCTGCCAATAAGATCCACTGTTCCGTCCTGGGAGACAAGGCCCTACGCAAGGCCATCGACGACTACCTTGCCAAGACCGGACGTCCCGGCCTTTTCAAGGAAGCTTCTACGGTGATCTGTACCTGCCTTGGCATCACCGACAAGGACCTGGAAAACGCCTACCTCAAGGGCGCCCGTTCCTGGGAGGATTTCCAGGCGGCAACCAAGATCGGCACCGGCTGCGGAAAAGGGGAGTGCAAGACAAAAGCCCTGGAACTCCTCCACGAATACGCCCATATTTACGGCGAAAAACAAGCTTAG
- a CDS encoding cysteine desulfurase family protein has translation MEKRRIYVDYNATTPLNSEVKAGMIEDFEIYGNASSMHSSGRHAHARLEEARKAVGDLIGAPAKTVIFTSGGSESNNTVFQALRRVASDSSGKPLKGRTEIITTAIEHPCVLNSAAYLKSLGFTVYFLPVDQYGKVKIDEYRKVLSERTLLVSVMMANNEIGTIQDIREIAELAKAAGAWMHTDAVQAAGKIPVNVDDLKVDYLTMSGHKIYGPKGIGALYVRSGAPLFPLIHGGHQEDGFRAGTYNNIGILGYGKAAELAKKNLEAYGRDIRVLRNQLRDGLLAKVPNITINGHPTDVLPNTLNVSFPGAEGESILLGLDLNGIEASTGSACASGSLEPSHVLMAVGVGPELAHGSIRFSLGWGVTKEDIEYIIDTVPPIIARFRAMSTVSSVPTVPSVQS, from the coding sequence ATGGAAAAAAGAAGAATCTATGTGGATTATAATGCGACTACTCCTTTAAATAGCGAGGTCAAAGCCGGGATGATAGAGGATTTCGAGATCTACGGAAACGCCTCCAGCATGCACAGCTCCGGCCGTCATGCCCATGCCCGCTTGGAGGAGGCCCGGAAAGCCGTGGGGGATCTGATTGGCGCCCCCGCTAAAACGGTGATCTTCACATCCGGCGGCTCGGAATCGAATAATACGGTGTTCCAAGCCCTCCGGCGTGTGGCTTCCGATTCATCCGGGAAGCCGCTTAAGGGCCGGACCGAAATTATCACCACCGCCATTGAGCATCCCTGTGTGCTCAATTCCGCCGCCTACCTTAAATCCCTGGGTTTTACGGTTTATTTTCTGCCGGTGGACCAATACGGCAAGGTTAAAATAGACGAATACCGGAAGGTTCTCAGCGAAAGGACCCTCCTGGTTTCGGTGATGATGGCCAATAACGAAATTGGGACTATTCAGGATATACGGGAAATAGCGGAACTGGCAAAGGCCGCCGGGGCCTGGATGCATACCGACGCGGTACAGGCCGCAGGGAAGATCCCCGTTAATGTGGATGATCTTAAGGTAGACTACCTGACCATGTCGGGCCACAAAATCTACGGTCCCAAGGGCATAGGCGCCCTCTATGTGCGGTCCGGAGCGCCCCTCTTCCCGCTGATCCACGGGGGGCACCAGGAGGATGGCTTCCGCGCGGGAACCTATAACAACATCGGTATCCTGGGCTACGGTAAGGCGGCGGAACTGGCCAAAAAAAACCTGGAAGCCTACGGCCGGGATATCCGGGTCCTGCGCAATCAGCTGCGGGATGGCCTTTTAGCAAAGGTCCCGAACATCACCATCAATGGGCATCCCACGGATGTGCTGCCCAACACCCTGAACGTTTCCTTCCCCGGCGCCGAGGGGGAATCGATTCTCCTGGGCCTGGATCTCAACGGCATTGAGGCTTCCACCGGTTCAGCCTGCGCTTCCGGCAGCCTGGAACCTTCCCATGTGCTCATGGCTGTGGGGGTAGGGCCGGAACTGGCCCACGGTTCCATCCGTTTTAGCCTTGGCTGGGGTGTCACCAAGGAAGATATTGAGTATATTATAGATACGGTACCGCCTATCATCGCCCGGTTCCGGGCCATGTCCACGGTATCATCGGTACCGACAGTTCCGTCGGTACAATCATGA
- a CDS encoding phosphatidylglycerol lysyltransferase translates to MIFSANDPGLSDSLLDKALGKLILSASGWRGVFAADGNEESAAGDISPVHSLIAAAAAGVFADYLKKTIPAPRVIVGMDTRPTGPAIADAIIRALLVLGCRVQYVSITAAPEIMAFARRGTSDGFVYISASHNPIGHNGLKFGRTDGGVLPGSEALPIIEEFRRRMALGDRIPQAMGLINRANTKALEEVYAETGRVKQEAYQAYLDFTREVNAGTASGQEEGILGIISRNIRDRPLGAAIDFNGSARSLTIDKEFFSSLGLKVHAMNDKPGEIAHRIIPEGESLEPCRLFLEEVHARDPSVLLGVVPDCDGDRGNLVFWDDARNKARALEAQEVFALACVSELAHLVWTGELSYDNRGNALQKAAVAINDPTSMRIDRIAQAFDVSVFRAEVGEANVVGLARKLREQGYVVRILGEGSAGGNITHPSAVRDPINTMLSLIKLLTIRSEGERKGFFELWCDLSDQAETYHPDFSLADIIAALPAFISTGTSTPEAMLQVKTTDHGLLKSRYQKVFLRDWEEKKESLLSRYGITAWEAAAYNGMEEKRGISDFSTAGRGGLKISFINKAGHKAACIWMRGSATEPVFRVMADVGGSDRRIERALIEWQRKMVSEADNYLGA, encoded by the coding sequence ATGATTTTCTCTGCGAATGATCCAGGTTTAAGTGATTCTCTGTTGGATAAGGCCCTGGGGAAATTGATTCTTTCCGCCTCGGGCTGGCGGGGAGTATTCGCTGCGGATGGTAATGAAGAAAGCGCCGCCGGGGATATTAGCCCGGTCCATAGCCTTATCGCCGCCGCTGCGGCTGGGGTCTTTGCGGATTACCTGAAAAAGACCATTCCTGCCCCCAGGGTGATCGTAGGCATGGATACCCGGCCCACAGGACCGGCCATAGCGGATGCGATAATCCGGGCTCTGTTGGTTTTAGGCTGCCGGGTCCAATATGTCTCTATCACCGCTGCCCCGGAAATCATGGCCTTTGCCCGTCGGGGCACATCCGATGGCTTTGTGTATATTTCGGCAAGCCATAATCCTATAGGACATAACGGCCTCAAATTTGGCCGTACCGATGGCGGTGTTCTGCCGGGCTCCGAAGCGCTGCCCATAATTGAAGAATTCCGCCGCCGTATGGCCTTAGGGGATCGTATTCCCCAGGCTATGGGACTGATAAACCGGGCGAATACCAAGGCCCTGGAGGAAGTATACGCCGAAACCGGCCGGGTTAAGCAGGAAGCCTATCAAGCCTACCTGGATTTTACCCGGGAAGTAAACGCCGGAACCGCCTCCGGTCAGGAAGAGGGTATCCTGGGGATCATCTCCCGGAATATTCGGGACCGGCCTTTAGGCGCGGCGATTGATTTTAACGGTTCCGCCCGGAGCCTTACTATCGACAAGGAATTCTTCTCTTCCCTGGGGCTGAAGGTCCACGCTATGAACGATAAGCCCGGGGAAATTGCCCACCGCATAATCCCCGAGGGGGAATCCCTGGAACCCTGCCGTCTTTTTTTGGAGGAAGTCCACGCAAGGGACCCTTCGGTACTACTCGGCGTCGTCCCGGACTGTGACGGCGACCGGGGGAACCTGGTTTTTTGGGATGATGCCCGGAACAAGGCCCGCGCCCTGGAAGCCCAGGAAGTGTTTGCCCTGGCCTGTGTTTCGGAACTGGCCCACCTGGTGTGGACCGGGGAACTCAGCTATGATAATAGGGGCAACGCCCTGCAAAAAGCTGCGGTGGCGATAAACGATCCCACCTCCATGCGCATTGACCGTATCGCCCAGGCCTTTGACGTTTCGGTGTTCCGCGCCGAAGTGGGGGAAGCCAATGTGGTAGGCCTTGCCCGGAAGCTGCGGGAACAGGGCTATGTGGTCCGCATCCTTGGGGAAGGTTCTGCCGGGGGGAATATCACCCATCCATCGGCGGTGCGGGACCCCATCAACACCATGCTCTCCCTGATAAAGCTCCTCACCATACGGAGCGAGGGTGAACGGAAGGGGTTTTTCGAACTCTGGTGCGATCTTTCAGACCAGGCCGAAACCTACCATCCGGACTTTAGCCTGGCCGATATTATCGCCGCCCTCCCCGCCTTTATCAGCACCGGCACCTCCACCCCCGAGGCGATGCTTCAAGTAAAAACCACGGATCACGGTCTTTTAAAGAGCCGGTACCAAAAGGTATTCCTCCGGGACTGGGAAGAAAAAAAAGAATCCCTCCTAAGTCGTTATGGCATCACCGCTTGGGAAGCCGCCGCATACAACGGTATGGAAGAGAAACGGGGCATCTCCGATTTTTCCACCGCCGGCCGCGGGGGGCTAAAGATTAGTTTTATTAACAAGGCTGGTCATAAGGCAGCCTGCATCTGGATGCGGGGCTCCGCTACCGAACCGGTATTCCGGGTTATGGCGGATGTGGGGGGGTCGGACAGGCGAATCGAACGGGCCCTCATCGAATGGCAGCGTAAGATGGTCAGCGAAGCGGACAATTATTTAGGAGCATAG
- a CDS encoding DUF3276 family protein gives MGIRGELFSTKVLLQNRTYFFNVKENRMGDLYLNIVESKNKDTGGFERQSVILFAEDLPEFLKGFDESLRVLEKAVKEKRRASPREDRPNRKPPTDSSGDTPRRGSGDEAPRDKKRYTGKTSGAASRNAPGTSSRSAPGTGPRTASRGKPKTADRKPRKVVVRKRDRDD, from the coding sequence ATGGGTATACGGGGTGAGTTATTTTCAACCAAAGTTTTGCTGCAAAACAGGACTTATTTCTTCAACGTGAAGGAAAACCGCATGGGGGATCTCTACCTCAACATTGTGGAAAGCAAAAACAAGGATACCGGTGGTTTTGAGCGCCAGTCGGTGATCCTCTTTGCGGAGGATCTCCCGGAATTCCTCAAGGGCTTCGACGAATCCCTGCGGGTCCTGGAAAAGGCGGTCAAGGAAAAACGCCGTGCCAGCCCCCGTGAAGACCGCCCCAACAGAAAGCCCCCCACGGATAGTTCCGGGGACACACCAAGAAGAGGCAGCGGTGATGAAGCCCCCCGTGATAAAAAACGCTATACCGGGAAAACAAGCGGCGCCGCTTCCCGAAACGCCCCCGGTACAAGCTCCCGCTCCGCTCCCGGCACAGGCCCGCGCACCGCTTCCCGGGGCAAGCCAAAAACCGCCGACCGCAAGCCCCGGAAGGTGGTGGTACGGAAGCGGGACCGAGATGATTGA
- a CDS encoding redox-sensing transcriptional repressor Rex, with translation MAKQKIPATPSVRRLPSYLNIIRQIQKEGGKYISGTLIAQELSLEPIQVRKDLAITGVIGKPKKGYPINTLISAIERFLGWDSMQDVILVGAGNLGSALMGHQEFRLHGLHIVAAFDKNLQKSGTTIHGVRVFSIEDLETEIHKLGVKVAILTIHSSAAQETTDILVKAGILGIWNFTSVKLRVPESVVVQTEDLSSGYAMLCVSMQSRQDADNGTAP, from the coding sequence GTGGCAAAACAAAAGATACCTGCTACGCCTTCGGTTCGGCGCCTGCCGTCCTATCTAAATATAATTCGCCAGATACAAAAGGAAGGCGGTAAATACATATCGGGAACGCTGATTGCTCAGGAATTGAGTCTGGAACCCATCCAGGTACGGAAAGATCTGGCAATTACCGGGGTTATCGGAAAACCTAAGAAGGGATACCCAATAAATACCCTGATTAGCGCCATTGAGCGCTTCCTCGGCTGGGATTCGATGCAGGATGTAATTTTGGTAGGAGCGGGGAACCTGGGCAGCGCCCTTATGGGGCACCAGGAATTCCGGCTCCACGGCCTGCATATTGTGGCAGCCTTTGATAAGAATCTGCAGAAATCCGGGACCACTATTCACGGGGTACGGGTTTTTTCTATAGAAGATCTTGAGACCGAAATCCACAAGTTAGGGGTAAAGGTGGCAATTCTGACGATCCATTCCAGCGCCGCCCAGGAAACGACGGATATCCTGGTTAAAGCGGGCATCCTGGGGATCTGGAACTTTACCTCGGTAAAACTCAGGGTACCCGAATCGGTGGTGGTACAAACAGAGGATCTTTCCTCAGGATATGCCATGCTCTGTGTGAGTATGCAGTCCCGACAGGATGCGGATAACGGAACAGCCCCTTAA
- a CDS encoding class I SAM-dependent methyltransferase: MRITEQPLKTAAQAEMLANRLKKRYRHLRKWARRIGTDAFRLYDRDIPEIPLVLDIYGNALAGALYERPYEKDPAEEDRWLASMADAISQALDIPPERIFLKERGRQRGKVQYERILDRHELQDVREGGLTFRVNLSDYLDTGLFLDHRKTRSLVRAAAPGKRVLNLFCYTASFSVYAAAAGAESVDSVDMSNTYLDWAKTNFALNKLEALPITPRDLIGNKALPPWRLIRADVLRFLDGAAAEALSWDIIILDPPAFSNSKKMTSTLDLKRDHHSLITQCLKLLSPGGKLLFSANTKSFSLDPAQFPEAVIEDIQEKIRDEDFQGKRLPACYTLGM; encoded by the coding sequence ATGCGGATAACGGAACAGCCCCTTAAAACAGCCGCCCAGGCCGAGATGCTGGCGAATCGCCTGAAAAAGCGATACCGGCATCTGCGGAAATGGGCCCGGCGAATTGGAACCGACGCTTTCCGTCTCTACGATCGCGATATTCCCGAAATTCCCCTGGTTTTAGATATCTATGGTAACGCCCTGGCGGGCGCCCTCTATGAACGCCCCTACGAAAAGGATCCCGCCGAAGAAGATCGCTGGCTCGCTTCCATGGCCGACGCAATTTCCCAAGCCCTGGACATCCCTCCGGAACGGATTTTCCTCAAAGAACGGGGCAGGCAGCGGGGTAAGGTCCAGTACGAACGGATCCTGGACCGCCATGAACTTCAGGATGTCCGCGAGGGCGGCCTTACGTTCCGGGTAAACCTATCGGACTACCTTGATACGGGGCTTTTCCTGGACCACCGAAAAACCCGGTCCCTGGTTCGGGCCGCCGCGCCAGGCAAGCGGGTCCTCAACCTTTTCTGCTACACCGCATCCTTCTCGGTCTATGCCGCCGCCGCCGGGGCTGAATCGGTAGATTCGGTGGATATGTCCAACACCTATCTGGACTGGGCTAAAACAAACTTCGCCCTGAACAAGCTGGAGGCCCTGCCCATCACCCCCCGGGATCTTATTGGTAACAAAGCCCTCCCCCCCTGGCGTCTCATCCGCGCAGACGTCCTCCGCTTCCTGGACGGCGCCGCTGCGGAAGCCCTTAGCTGGGACATCATCATCCTGGATCCCCCCGCCTTCTCCAACTCTAAGAAGATGACCTCCACCCTGGACCTAAAACGGGACCACCACAGCCTCATCACCCAATGCCTAAAGCTCCTGTCCCCAGGCGGAAAGCTCCTGTTCAGCGCCAATACGAAAAGCTTCAGCCTGGACCCGGCGCAATTTCCGGAAGCGGTAATTGAGGATATACAGGAAAAGATACGGGACGAAGATTTCCAGGGGAAACGGCTGCCCGCTTGTTATACGCTGGGGATGTAA
- a CDS encoding AbrB/MazE/SpoVT family DNA-binding domain-containing protein has translation MTAYTTITEKGQITLPVEMRHALNLTPGKKLQINFDGDTISISKPADIKDVRRILQEEMSKMGTTEIKTQNGDGWTAHVTETFGKTI, from the coding sequence ATGACGGCATATACCACAATAACAGAAAAGGGACAAATAACCTTGCCCGTTGAAATGCGCCATGCCTTAAACTTGACTCCGGGCAAGAAACTCCAAATCAACTTTGACGGAGACACTATTTCAATAAGCAAACCGGCTGATATTAAAGACGTACGGCGTATTTTGCAGGAAGAAATGTCAAAAATGGGAACAACGGAAATCAAAACGCAAAACGGCGACGGCTGGACGGCCCATGTAACGGAAACTTTCGGCAAAACAATCTAA
- a CDS encoding PIN domain-containing protein, translated as MASSLDTNCLLRWLLGDEPMQTAAITNLLDSGQTFVAEDAAIIETIFVLEKVKKISRQAINKAVLTIIAQGNIKCSREIFNETMAIYENHPKLSAVDCYLAVLARLNNTIPLFTFDEKLAKQISETKLVV; from the coding sequence ATGGCGTCTAGTTTGGATACAAACTGTCTCTTACGATGGCTTCTCGGCGATGAGCCTATGCAAACCGCAGCAATAACAAATCTTCTGGATTCGGGCCAAACCTTTGTTGCGGAGGATGCAGCTATCATTGAAACTATCTTTGTCCTTGAGAAGGTAAAAAAAATCAGCCGCCAGGCTATCAATAAAGCGGTTTTAACTATTATTGCCCAGGGAAATATAAAATGCAGCCGGGAAATTTTCAATGAAACCATGGCCATTTATGAAAATCACCCTAAGCTCTCGGCGGTTGATTGTTATTTAGCTGTTTTAGCGCGGCTGAATAATACTATTCCGCTTTTTACCTTTGACGAAAAATTAGCAAAACAAATTTCTGAAACAAAATTAGTTGTATAA